A single region of the Rathayibacter rathayi genome encodes:
- a CDS encoding AI-2E family transporter: MITPRAFARSRRRRSAAAHPAVEPDIVVSADREKPVFTIRSFRIGFFGALGVLVALALGGLLVQLSTVLTYIFVAMFFALGLDPLVSWLESKRLPRPLAITAVFAAVVLLFAGLLIYIIPILVEQLTMFVTSAPQIVTDIASQKWVLDLEQQLRGVVEIDELIRSVQSFIGNPNNLLSLGGGLIAVGTGIASGVTGSAIVLILTLYFLASLRSMKAVAYRFAPASHRAKAHEVGDEITGAVGRYMVGQVSLAGVNGVLTFILLLVIGGPVPALLACVAFLGSLIPLVGTLSAAVIISLACLLTSPLTALIAAIYYLVYMQVEAYILVPRIMNRAVSVPGAVVVIAAVGGGTIAGVLGALVAIPVAASVIIVVQKVVFPQQDAK; encoded by the coding sequence ATGATCACACCGCGCGCCTTCGCCCGCTCCCGCCGGCGCCGGTCGGCTGCCGCTCATCCCGCGGTCGAGCCGGACATCGTGGTCTCCGCCGACCGGGAGAAGCCGGTGTTCACGATCCGCTCGTTCCGGATCGGCTTCTTCGGCGCGCTCGGCGTGCTGGTGGCGCTCGCGCTCGGCGGACTCCTGGTGCAGCTGAGCACGGTGCTGACCTACATCTTCGTCGCGATGTTCTTCGCGCTCGGCCTCGATCCGCTCGTCTCCTGGCTCGAGAGCAAGCGCCTGCCCCGACCGCTGGCGATCACCGCGGTGTTCGCCGCAGTGGTGCTGCTCTTCGCCGGGCTCTTGATCTATATCATTCCGATCCTGGTCGAGCAGCTGACGATGTTCGTCACGAGTGCCCCTCAGATCGTCACCGACATCGCCTCGCAGAAGTGGGTGCTTGACCTCGAGCAGCAGCTGCGCGGCGTTGTCGAAATCGACGAGTTGATCCGGAGCGTCCAGAGCTTCATCGGCAATCCCAACAACTTGCTCTCGCTGGGCGGTGGCCTGATCGCCGTGGGGACCGGCATCGCCAGCGGTGTCACGGGCTCCGCCATCGTGCTGATCCTGACGCTCTACTTCCTCGCTTCCCTGCGCTCGATGAAGGCTGTCGCGTACCGCTTCGCACCCGCCTCGCACCGGGCGAAGGCGCACGAGGTCGGGGACGAGATCACCGGCGCTGTCGGCCGATACATGGTCGGTCAGGTCTCTCTCGCCGGTGTGAACGGCGTACTGACCTTCATTCTGTTGCTCGTGATCGGCGGGCCGGTGCCGGCGTTGCTGGCCTGCGTCGCGTTCCTCGGCTCGCTGATTCCGCTGGTTGGAACCCTCTCGGCCGCGGTGATCATCTCGCTCGCCTGCCTGCTCACCTCACCGCTGACCGCGCTGATCGCCGCGATCTACTACCTCGTCTATATGCAGGTGGAGGCGTACATCCTCGTCCCGCGGATCATGAACAGGGCGGTCTCGGTGCCCGGCGCTGTCGTCGTGATTGCTGCGGTCGGCGGTGGCACGATCGCGGGTGTGCTCGGCGCGCTGGTCGCGATCCCGGTCGCCGCCTCAGTGATCATCGTCGTGCAGAAGGTCGTCTTCCCGCAGCAGGACGCGAAGTAG